One Marinibacterium anthonyi genomic region harbors:
- the envZ_3 gene encoding Osmolarity sensor protein EnvZ, which translates to MPMSALRLKHYMPRGLYGRAALILVLPIVLLQLMVSVIFIQRHFEDVTMQMTQTVIRELRLIIGQASSADSSAMAIVRMGPTAAVLEFELTFVQPEDVPLEDTRYWYDFTGLIMKNTLRNALPDAGPILLAQPGAVTVYYPTSNGPLEIKFDRRRVSATAPHQLLVNMVIFGALTTAVAFLYLRNQLRPIARLARAATAFGRGQHVDYRPGGAVEVRAAGRAFVDMQHRIERHIEQRTLMLSGVSHDLRTPLTRLKLGLAMMDDDEAEQMLGDVRDMEALIDSFLDFAKGAQESEPEQLEPHAFVRRIVEDAQRAGNPVTLLPPEGEGEVMLRPVALRRAVDNLIGNAVRYGDRAEVSVRILPNSLRIRVEDDGPGIPPDQREQAVQAFSRLDPARNQNKGSGVGLGLAIAMDVARAHGGALRLDESVRLGGLMAEIVIAR; encoded by the coding sequence TTGCCCATGTCCGCCCTGCGCCTTAAACACTACATGCCCCGGGGGCTCTATGGACGGGCGGCGCTGATCCTCGTCCTGCCGATCGTTTTGCTGCAGCTTATGGTGTCGGTGATCTTTATCCAGCGCCATTTCGAAGATGTCACCATGCAGATGACGCAGACCGTCATTCGGGAACTGCGGCTGATCATCGGGCAGGCATCCTCGGCCGACAGTTCGGCCATGGCGATTGTGCGCATGGGCCCCACGGCGGCGGTCCTTGAATTCGAGCTGACCTTCGTGCAGCCCGAGGACGTGCCGCTGGAAGATACGCGCTACTGGTACGATTTCACCGGCCTGATCATGAAGAACACGCTGCGCAACGCGCTGCCGGATGCGGGCCCGATCCTTCTGGCGCAGCCGGGGGCGGTGACCGTGTATTACCCGACTTCGAACGGGCCGCTGGAAATCAAGTTCGACCGCCGCCGGGTGTCGGCCACTGCGCCGCACCAGCTGCTTGTGAACATGGTGATTTTCGGGGCGCTGACGACGGCCGTGGCCTTCCTTTACCTGCGCAACCAGCTGCGCCCGATCGCGCGGCTGGCCCGGGCGGCGACAGCCTTTGGCCGGGGTCAGCACGTGGATTACCGCCCCGGCGGCGCGGTCGAGGTGCGGGCGGCCGGGCGCGCCTTTGTCGACATGCAGCACAGGATCGAACGGCATATCGAACAGCGCACGCTGATGCTGTCGGGGGTCAGCCACGACCTGCGCACGCCACTGACCCGGCTCAAGCTGGGCCTGGCGATGATGGACGACGACGAGGCCGAGCAGATGCTGGGCGACGTGCGCGACATGGAGGCGCTGATCGACAGTTTCCTCGATTTCGCCAAGGGCGCGCAGGAAAGCGAGCCCGAGCAGCTGGAGCCCCATGCATTCGTCCGCCGGATCGTCGAGGATGCGCAGCGGGCGGGCAACCCGGTGACGCTGCTGCCGCCCGAGGGCGAGGGCGAGGTGATGCTGCGTCCGGTGGCGCTCAGGCGGGCGGTGGACAACCTGATCGGCAACGCGGTGCGCTATGGCGACCGGGCCGAGGTGTCCGTGCGGATCCTGCCGAATTCCCTGCGGATCAGGGTCGAGGACGACGGGCCGGGCATTCCGCCGGACCAGAGGGAGCAGGCGGTGCAGGCATTTTCGCGGCTGGACCCGGCGCGGAACCAGAACAAGGGATCCGGCGTGGGTCTGGGGCTGGCGATCGCGATGGACGTGGCGCGCGCGCATGGCGGCGCGCTGCGGTTGGACGAAAGCGTGCGGCTGGGCGGGCTTATGGCTGAAATCGTCATCGCGCGGTAG
- a CDS encoding hydroxyacylglutathione hydrolase produces MSSDNSALKWPDDFDPPVGKPVQIEPGLRRLLADNPSPMTYRGTNTYLLGDTDLAVIDPGPDAPGHLDAILAAVGPGQRISHIVVTHSHRDHSLLARPLAEATGAPVLAFGDATAGRSAMMSDLAASGLGGGGEGLHADFVPDITLAEGDMVQGPGWTLEVIHTPGHLGNHVSLAFGDACLSGDHVMGWASSIVSPPDGDVGDFMASCRKLLTRDWRVFYPGHGAPVTTPAARIEWLMDHRLKREAAILGALSFAAATPQVLAARIYTETPRKMLGMATRNVFAHLVDLTRRNLAAPDGPLSEKAVFRRI; encoded by the coding sequence GTGTCCAGCGACAACTCCGCCCTGAAGTGGCCCGACGATTTCGACCCGCCCGTCGGCAAACCCGTGCAGATCGAGCCCGGGCTGCGCCGGCTCCTGGCCGACAATCCGTCACCGATGACCTACCGGGGCACCAACACCTACCTGCTGGGCGACACCGACCTGGCCGTCATCGACCCCGGCCCCGATGCACCCGGCCACCTGGACGCCATCCTTGCGGCGGTGGGGCCCGGGCAGCGGATCAGCCACATCGTCGTCACTCATTCCCACAGGGATCATTCGCTGCTGGCCCGCCCCCTGGCCGAGGCCACCGGCGCACCCGTCCTGGCCTTCGGCGACGCCACCGCGGGCCGCAGCGCGATGATGTCCGACCTCGCGGCCTCCGGCCTTGGCGGCGGCGGAGAAGGCCTGCACGCTGACTTCGTGCCCGACATCACCCTGGCCGAAGGCGACATGGTCCAGGGCCCCGGCTGGACGCTGGAGGTCATCCACACGCCGGGCCACCTGGGCAACCATGTCTCGCTGGCATTTGGCGACGCCTGCCTCAGCGGCGATCATGTCATGGGATGGGCCAGTTCCATCGTCTCGCCGCCCGACGGCGACGTCGGGGACTTCATGGCGTCCTGCCGCAAGCTGCTGACGCGGGACTGGCGGGTGTTCTATCCGGGCCACGGCGCGCCGGTCACCACCCCTGCCGCAAGGATCGAATGGCTGATGGATCACCGCCTGAAACGCGAGGCCGCGATCCTGGGCGCGCTGAGCTTTGCCGCGGCCACCCCACAGGTCCTGGCCGCGCGCATCTACACCGAGACTCCGCGCAAGATGCTGGGCATGGCCACGCGCAACGTCTTTGCCCATCTTGTTGATTTGACACGCAGAAACCTTGCCGCGCCGGATGGCCCCCTGTCCGAGAAGGCCGTTTTCCGGCGCATCTGA
- a CDS encoding Transposase: MSKRKQHAPEFKAKVALEALKGEETAAELASRFGVHPTMIHQWKRALLEGASGVFERGGRKKPEIDEEQVKELHAKIGELAVANSFLERKLKPWGGK; encoded by the coding sequence ATGTCGAAACGGAAGCAGCACGCGCCTGAGTTCAAGGCGAAGGTCGCGCTGGAAGCCCTGAAAGGCGAGGAGACGGCCGCCGAGCTGGCAAGCCGGTTCGGGGTGCATCCGACGATGATCCATCAATGGAAGCGAGCCCTGCTCGAAGGCGCCTCCGGTGTGTTCGAGCGCGGGGGCCGCAAGAAGCCCGAGATTGACGAGGAGCAGGTGAAGGAGCTCCACGCCAAGATCGGGGAGCTGGCGGTGGCCAACTCTTTTTTGGAACGAAAGCTGAAGCCCTGGGGCGGGAAGTGA
- a CDS encoding putative transposase OrfB: MIEPDHPDLSIGQQCKLLSIARSSFYYTPKGESERNLGLMRRIDEQFLETPFFGVRQMTWHLRNDGHLVNEKRIRRLMRLMGLMPIYEKPNTSRPTKGHKTYPYLLRGLRVERPNQVWCSDITYLPMRRGFLYLVAIMDWHTRKVLSWRISNTLEADFCVEALNEAIHKFGPPEIMNTDQGSQFTSFAWTDRLRRSSVRISMDGKGRFLDNIFIERLWRTLKYECVYLHAWETGSETKAAIRKWMSFYNNQRPHSALGGQPPALVYWQRNDINQPDQQVQRVA, translated from the coding sequence ATGATCGAGCCGGACCACCCGGACCTGTCGATCGGCCAGCAGTGCAAGCTGCTGTCGATCGCGCGCTCGTCTTTCTACTACACGCCCAAGGGCGAGTCTGAGCGGAACCTCGGCCTGATGCGGCGGATCGACGAGCAGTTCCTGGAGACGCCGTTCTTCGGCGTTCGGCAGATGACCTGGCATCTGCGTAACGACGGACACCTTGTGAACGAGAAGCGCATCCGGCGACTGATGCGCCTGATGGGGCTAATGCCGATTTACGAGAAGCCCAACACGAGCAGGCCGACGAAGGGCCACAAGACCTATCCCTACCTGCTCAGAGGTCTGCGGGTGGAACGCCCGAACCAGGTCTGGTGCTCGGATATCACCTACCTGCCCATGCGGCGCGGGTTCCTATACCTCGTGGCGATCATGGACTGGCACACCCGCAAGGTCCTGTCCTGGCGGATCTCGAACACGCTGGAGGCCGACTTCTGTGTCGAGGCGCTGAACGAGGCCATCCACAAGTTCGGCCCGCCAGAGATAATGAATACAGATCAGGGATCCCAGTTCACCTCCTTTGCCTGGACGGATCGGCTCCGCCGGTCCAGCGTGCGCATATCGATGGATGGGAAAGGCCGGTTCCTCGACAACATCTTCATCGAGAGGCTGTGGCGCACCCTGAAATACGAGTGCGTCTACCTGCATGCCTGGGAGACCGGATCGGAGACGAAAGCGGCCATCCGGAAATGGATGAGCTTCTACAACAACCAGCGCCCGCATTCAGCCCTGGGCGGCCAGCCTCCGGCGCTGGTCTACTGGCAGAGAAATGATATCAACCAACCCGATCAGCAGGTGCAACGAGTAGCTTAA
- a CDS encoding ATP-dependent helicase, with the protein MTIMKTSGYGSTLSSIAARAASAIVARGNIRSDAARSMLLRRLSATPGHDESLIAPPVYEAARIWQSAEPDMDALAGDLLRDDLVDALHTAGAEAIPRDRPPYWHQHEAWKSADAGRSYMVTSGTGSGKTECFMVPMLNDLLNCADTGAKHGVRGLILYPLNALIDSQRERLGSWIKPFDGRISYALYNGDTPETRKPLQKPAPAEIGDRKTLRSTPANLLVTNVTMLEYMLTRAQDRGILEKSQGQLRWIVLDEAHSYVGAQAAEMALLLRRVRQAFGVRPEDVRLVATSATIGEGPETVDALRKFVASLGGVDPSQVDIIMGREEPLVLPSPAKDGPIGALGDTPEALWRALAPHPRVQKARAMLRSGGARLSELAKVLVPESRSEAEAEILLDAMAQAQEPGQPPLAPWRLNAFERSQAGLWACVDAECPRRSEELCAEGSDWPFGQIHLFQREHCGCGAPVFEIGACSDCGTPWLLAQEEIGKIRALRQSAAETEEDDFRLDVEPGEDSDGTSASETRVIGPVKHGYKQECLRHTDSVLRDIDTDEPGHSNLHVCEPDKRGCCANAHFERSRVAVQRFGSPFLLGNAIPQLLEALPRPDGIDGPAPLGGRRLLSFTDSRQGTARFAAKLQQEAERGLTRAAIWHAVQGKAAGDPEKAAELRGQVALMRSNPAFASMLPDAEAKLAEAEGGLAPVSWNEMINTLADVPDLRSFAGDVWQGRGASHPFGGLTLAKEPAALARMLLLREVFRRPKLQNNVETMGLARLCWPQLERQMASDVPAALREAGHEAPVWVALGLAAIDLAFRNRLAVQMERTPVDLAHWISPRQATSQVAEPGLEFDDRTTERKTHKWWSGASSKAGLVQLVYRLIGGSSEAPLDRERCEAVLTALWTALVRSKVLTRADPGCWQLDFTQSALIGMDHAWLCPVTGKLLPYSLAGLTPNDPASTQKMERIALAHLPVASPVGLTVAERAQVEAWLASDETIAALRRKGIWTNLQDRAATFAPFLRAQEHSAQIDRQSLKGYEDAFRKGRINILNCSTTMEMGVDIPNVGTVVNTNVPPAPSNYRQRIGRAGRRGEPWAMSFTFCKDKPLDWQVFRNPETLLRAEIPAPAVRLDSPVMIARHVNALLLGMFLRRDGGISIQTAIGTFFGTRDFKIDEDLPKTWVEESMADQFLSELDGAWAREPEVAEAIALLVRGTVLEGKANFSANTATAFADLVKRWRLEYERLVDGWRAAPPREPEKAFYFNRAKRMRREFMMTELARRGFTPAYGFPVDVVTFDHIGGDGGKGPTRQLEIAIRDYAPGSEIVIDGLVHRSDGILPAWSNTADADSLDDLRSHWRCRTCAAFGLSRENVHECPQCGDPVNNNQLLRPSGFLGRRKPHAGYEQVSFVAPDRPHVSSGDVPWSSLADPSVGRLRSSRLGHVLNTASGQYGHGYAICLACGQAEPELGSRQDTPVSPRMLLHKPLQPIRNNPRHDGNCPGGDEASRKIRRNVVLGNEITTDVFEWQLRDLGSTDTDRRRAMAIAASLREALAKSLGIEAEDMGIAAAPSLLEDGKRAMSVYLFDRASGGAGFAPLAQDRLPDLVDRASGILDCPAQCASGCPECILRGDIQYDIALLDRPGALETLASVRERLKLPETLKVFGEQTRALPESLSDWLVPRMRGGQVTDLVLFLHGDAARWDLRDLASRLPRRDEARVSQVVLHKDSVAKLALPEKVDLVRFLAECGASLHAMPQLPTQQGKPVLCQFSYDGALHAVAAVAEESALPDGGWGRPESGPILLGPRAAEDLSPRLSVEKVVQFKEGNAVHRDAGSRFDRSVGHFGHEFWKLVREMRPQLHQDVPLSSVTYSDRYLLAPLPVRLLFELLRTMPGRVENTAIKVITAAQHTDNRYASHTIEDNWTDDSLRLRTMEALLPGVRVSILSKKLCPHPRSFELTWEDGRTARIHLDQGLGSWTVAHMQAPRFDVEDDPKRQASTLAKMTFELRNRQRSGIETPIWVSW; encoded by the coding sequence ATGACGATCATGAAGACCTCCGGCTACGGCTCCACCCTGTCCAGCATCGCAGCCCGCGCCGCCTCGGCCATCGTCGCGCGCGGCAACATCCGCTCGGACGCCGCACGCTCAATGCTCTTACGCAGGCTGTCCGCCACCCCTGGGCACGATGAAAGCCTTATCGCACCGCCGGTCTACGAGGCTGCGCGCATCTGGCAGTCCGCCGAACCCGACATGGACGCGCTTGCGGGCGATCTGCTGCGCGACGATCTCGTCGACGCACTGCACACCGCAGGTGCGGAGGCGATTCCCAGGGACCGCCCCCCCTACTGGCACCAGCATGAGGCCTGGAAATCCGCGGACGCCGGGCGCAGCTACATGGTCACCAGCGGCACCGGGTCCGGCAAGACCGAGTGCTTCATGGTGCCGATGCTCAACGATCTGCTGAACTGCGCCGATACCGGCGCGAAACACGGCGTACGCGGGCTGATCCTCTATCCGCTGAACGCGTTGATCGACTCGCAGCGCGAGCGGCTCGGATCGTGGATCAAGCCCTTCGATGGCCGCATTTCCTATGCGCTCTACAATGGAGACACGCCCGAGACGCGCAAGCCGCTCCAGAAGCCCGCCCCGGCCGAGATCGGAGATCGCAAGACGCTGCGCAGCACGCCCGCGAACCTGCTCGTGACGAACGTCACCATGCTTGAATACATGCTCACCCGCGCACAGGATCGTGGCATTCTCGAGAAATCGCAGGGCCAGCTGCGCTGGATCGTCCTTGACGAGGCGCACAGCTACGTCGGCGCGCAGGCCGCGGAGATGGCGCTGCTGCTTCGGCGCGTGCGCCAGGCCTTTGGCGTCCGGCCCGAGGACGTCCGGCTCGTCGCCACCTCGGCCACCATCGGGGAAGGCCCCGAGACGGTCGATGCGCTGCGCAAGTTCGTGGCCAGCCTCGGCGGGGTAGATCCCTCGCAGGTGGACATCATCATGGGGCGCGAGGAACCGCTTGTCCTGCCATCCCCCGCCAAGGACGGCCCCATCGGCGCGCTCGGCGACACGCCCGAAGCGCTCTGGCGGGCGCTCGCCCCCCATCCCCGCGTCCAGAAGGCGCGCGCTATGTTGCGCTCTGGTGGCGCGCGGCTTTCCGAACTGGCGAAGGTGCTGGTCCCCGAAAGCCGCAGCGAGGCCGAGGCGGAAATCCTGCTTGATGCCATGGCGCAGGCGCAGGAGCCGGGGCAGCCCCCCCTTGCGCCTTGGCGGCTCAACGCCTTCGAGCGTTCGCAGGCCGGGCTCTGGGCCTGCGTCGATGCCGAATGCCCGAGGCGCTCCGAAGAACTCTGCGCCGAGGGCAGCGACTGGCCTTTCGGTCAGATCCACCTGTTCCAGCGAGAGCATTGCGGCTGCGGCGCCCCGGTGTTCGAGATCGGCGCCTGCTCGGATTGCGGCACCCCTTGGCTGCTTGCCCAGGAAGAGATCGGCAAGATCCGCGCTCTGCGCCAGTCCGCGGCGGAAACTGAAGAGGATGATTTCCGACTGGACGTCGAGCCGGGCGAAGACAGCGATGGTACCAGCGCCAGTGAGACGCGCGTCATCGGCCCGGTAAAGCACGGGTATAAGCAGGAGTGCCTGCGTCACACCGACTCGGTTCTGCGCGACATTGATACGGATGAGCCTGGGCACAGCAACCTGCACGTCTGTGAACCCGACAAACGCGGCTGCTGCGCCAATGCCCATTTCGAGCGCAGCCGGGTCGCAGTCCAACGCTTCGGCTCGCCCTTCCTTCTGGGGAACGCGATCCCGCAATTACTCGAGGCGCTTCCCCGCCCGGACGGCATCGACGGGCCTGCTCCACTTGGCGGGCGTCGCCTGCTGTCCTTCACCGACAGCCGACAGGGTACCGCACGCTTCGCCGCGAAGCTTCAGCAGGAAGCCGAGCGCGGCCTGACCCGCGCGGCGATCTGGCATGCGGTGCAGGGCAAGGCCGCCGGCGATCCGGAGAAGGCCGCCGAACTTCGGGGGCAGGTCGCGCTCATGCGCTCGAACCCGGCCTTCGCAAGCATGCTGCCAGACGCCGAAGCGAAGCTTGCCGAGGCTGAAGGCGGCCTTGCCCCGGTCAGCTGGAACGAGATGATCAACACGCTCGCGGACGTGCCGGACCTGCGCAGCTTTGCCGGAGACGTCTGGCAGGGGCGCGGCGCGAGCCATCCCTTTGGTGGTCTGACCCTTGCCAAGGAACCGGCCGCCCTTGCCCGGATGCTTCTGCTGCGCGAGGTTTTCCGCCGTCCGAAATTGCAAAACAACGTCGAGACCATGGGCCTTGCACGGCTCTGCTGGCCCCAGCTCGAACGGCAGATGGCCAGTGATGTCCCTGCGGCGCTGCGCGAAGCGGGGCATGAGGCACCCGTCTGGGTGGCGCTGGGGCTTGCGGCGATCGACCTTGCCTTCCGCAACAGACTCGCCGTGCAGATGGAGCGCACGCCCGTCGATCTCGCCCACTGGATTTCGCCGAGGCAGGCCACGTCGCAAGTCGCTGAACCCGGGCTTGAGTTCGATGACCGGACGACGGAACGAAAGACGCACAAGTGGTGGTCCGGCGCATCGAGCAAGGCCGGGCTGGTGCAACTTGTTTATCGCCTCATTGGCGGCAGTTCGGAGGCTCCGCTCGACCGCGAGCGCTGTGAGGCGGTGTTGACTGCCCTCTGGACTGCGCTTGTGCGATCCAAGGTTCTCACCCGCGCCGACCCCGGATGCTGGCAGCTCGACTTCACCCAGTCCGCTCTGATCGGGATGGACCATGCCTGGCTTTGTCCTGTCACTGGCAAGCTGCTACCTTATTCGCTCGCCGGTCTCACACCCAACGATCCGGCATCGACGCAAAAGATGGAGCGGATCGCCCTGGCGCATCTTCCCGTCGCCAGCCCTGTGGGGCTGACCGTAGCGGAGCGCGCGCAGGTCGAGGCGTGGCTTGCCTCCGACGAAACCATCGCCGCCTTGCGCAGAAAGGGCATCTGGACGAATCTTCAGGACCGCGCCGCGACCTTCGCCCCCTTCCTGCGCGCGCAGGAGCATTCGGCGCAGATCGACCGTCAAAGCCTCAAGGGCTATGAAGACGCCTTCAGAAAAGGGCGCATCAACATCCTAAACTGCTCGACCACCATGGAAATGGGCGTAGACATTCCCAACGTCGGCACGGTCGTCAACACCAACGTTCCGCCGGCTCCGTCAAACTATCGCCAGCGCATCGGCCGGGCCGGACGACGCGGCGAGCCCTGGGCCATGTCCTTCACCTTCTGCAAGGACAAGCCGCTCGACTGGCAGGTTTTCCGCAATCCCGAAACGCTGCTACGCGCCGAGATCCCCGCCCCCGCCGTGCGGCTCGACAGTCCGGTCATGATCGCACGCCACGTCAATGCCCTGCTGCTCGGCATGTTCCTGCGGCGTGACGGCGGGATCAGCATTCAGACGGCTATCGGAACGTTCTTCGGCACCCGCGATTTCAAGATCGATGAAGATTTGCCGAAGACCTGGGTCGAGGAATCCATGGCCGATCAGTTCCTGTCGGAGCTCGATGGTGCATGGGCGAGAGAGCCGGAGGTCGCAGAGGCCATTGCCCTGCTCGTTCGCGGCACAGTTCTCGAAGGCAAGGCGAACTTTTCCGCCAACACTGCGACAGCTTTTGCCGACCTGGTGAAACGCTGGCGGCTGGAATACGAGCGTTTGGTCGACGGCTGGCGCGCCGCTCCGCCGCGCGAGCCGGAAAAAGCGTTCTATTTTAACCGCGCGAAGCGCATGCGCCGCGAGTTCATGATGACGGAGCTGGCGCGGCGCGGCTTCACCCCTGCCTATGGCTTCCCGGTGGATGTCGTCACCTTCGACCATATCGGTGGAGATGGTGGGAAGGGCCCTACGCGGCAGCTCGAGATCGCAATCCGCGACTATGCTCCCGGGTCTGAAATCGTCATCGACGGACTGGTCCATCGCTCGGACGGCATCCTGCCCGCCTGGAGCAATACCGCCGATGCTGACAGTCTCGACGACCTGCGTAGCCACTGGCGCTGCAGGACCTGCGCAGCCTTCGGATTGTCTCGTGAAAACGTGCATGAATGCCCGCAATGCGGCGATCCGGTGAACAACAACCAGCTGTTGCGCCCATCCGGCTTTCTCGGCCGGCGCAAGCCGCATGCCGGCTATGAGCAGGTCAGCTTCGTTGCTCCCGACCGCCCGCACGTGTCCAGCGGTGACGTGCCTTGGTCGAGCCTCGCAGACCCGTCCGTCGGTCGCCTGCGCAGCTCGCGGCTGGGGCATGTGCTCAATACCGCCTCGGGGCAATATGGACACGGCTATGCGATCTGTCTTGCCTGTGGCCAGGCCGAGCCGGAGCTTGGCTCAAGGCAAGATACCCCGGTCTCGCCCAGGATGCTGCTTCACAAGCCCTTGCAACCGATCCGCAACAACCCGCGCCACGATGGAAACTGCCCCGGCGGAGACGAGGCCTCGCGTAAGATCCGCCGCAATGTGGTGCTCGGCAACGAGATCACGACGGATGTGTTCGAATGGCAGCTGCGAGATCTTGGCAGCACCGACACAGACCGCCGCCGCGCCATGGCGATCGCCGCGAGCCTGCGCGAGGCGCTCGCCAAATCGCTCGGCATCGAGGCAGAGGATATGGGAATCGCAGCTGCCCCCAGCCTTCTCGAGGACGGCAAGCGCGCCATGTCGGTCTACCTCTTCGACCGCGCATCTGGCGGGGCGGGCTTTGCACCGCTGGCGCAGGACAGGTTGCCTGATCTGGTCGACCGCGCCAGCGGCATTCTTGATTGCCCGGCACAGTGCGCCTCTGGTTGTCCCGAATGCATCCTGCGCGGCGACATCCAGTACGACATCGCTCTACTGGATCGCCCCGGCGCGCTGGAGACCCTCGCCAGTGTGCGGGAGCGGTTGAAACTCCCCGAGACACTGAAGGTCTTCGGAGAACAGACACGCGCCCTGCCGGAGTCCCTGTCCGACTGGCTGGTGCCCCGGATGCGCGGAGGACAGGTCACCGACCTGGTGCTGTTCTTGCACGGAGACGCGGCACGCTGGGATCTGCGCGACCTTGCCAGCCGCTTGCCCCGCCGCGACGAAGCGCGCGTGTCCCAAGTCGTACTTCACAAGGACAGCGTCGCGAAACTAGCCCTGCCTGAAAAAGTCGATCTGGTCCGGTTCCTCGCCGAGTGCGGGGCGAGCCTGCATGCGATGCCGCAGCTTCCCACCCAGCAGGGCAAACCTGTTCTGTGCCAATTCAGCTATGACGGTGCTCTTCACGCCGTCGCGGCGGTCGCCGAAGAAAGCGCCCTGCCCGACGGAGGCTGGGGCCGTCCCGAGAGCGGGCCGATCCTGCTTGGCCCGCGCGCTGCCGAAGACCTCAGCCCGCGCCTGTCGGTCGAAAAGGTCGTCCAGTTCAAGGAAGGAAATGCCGTTCACCGGGATGCCGGAAGCCGCTTCGACCGCAGTGTCGGGCATTTCGGTCACGAGTTTTGGAAACTGGTCCGCGAGATGCGTCCGCAGCTTCACCAGGATGTCCCCCTGAGCTCCGTCACCTATTCGGATCGCTACCTTCTGGCGCCGCTCCCGGTGCGGCTACTGTTCGAGCTGCTGCGGACAATGCCGGGGCGCGTCGAGAACACCGCGATCAAGGTCATCACTGCGGCGCAACACACCGACAACCGCTATGCCAGCCACACCATCGAGGACAACTGGACGGATGACAGCCTGCGCCTGCGGACAATGGAGGCCTTGCTTCCGGGGGTCAGGGTGAGCATCCTGTCGAAAAAGCTCTGCCCGCACCCGCGCAGTTTCGAGCTGACCTGGGAGGATGGCCGCACAGCGCGCATCCATCTTGACCAGGGTCTCGGCAGCTGGACCGTAGCGCACATGCAGGCACCGCGCTTTGATGTGGAAGACGATCCGAAACGACAGGCCTCCACGCTCGCGAAAATGACCTTCGAGCTGCGCAACCGTCAGCGAAGCGGTATCGAAACGCCGATCTGGGTGTCTTGGTGA